The nucleotide sequence CGCTGGACATTGATTGCCCCGTCACGTTCCTAGCCAATTAAGACAACGGGTGTGCCAGCTTCAGGCGTTCATTCGGGCTGATTTCGCGGTTCGGGCGGATAACCGGAGGCACTCTGCCTCATTCACGCCGTACAATACATGAGTATGTTGAACATCGAGATCGAGCGAAGTTAGCTCCGATGATTCCTTACCGCTGAACGTTGCACCGCTGACGATCCACCTCGTGCAGCACGACCGCGACTGAACTTGCCACGTTAATGGAGTCGATTGAGTTTGACATTCTAACTGTTGCTCGCACATCACAAATATCAAGAACCGCCGTCGATATTCCTCCGCCCTCACCTCCGAAGACGACGCATGAGTCATGCGTGAAATCAACTTTCTCGAGGTCGATTGAATCACTTCGCGGATGAGCGGCAATGATGTTGTACGATGCTTCATCCCGAAGCCAGACAAGCTCGTCGCGGAGAGAAGCGACCTTCAGCATAGGGAGCTTGAACACTGTCCCCATCGAGTTTCTTACGGAGCGTCTGAGATAGGGATCGCATGAGGTTTCTCCTGAAATAAGTATGTGAGCTCCGAATGCTGCAGAGTTCCTGACGATGACGCCCATGTTTTCAGAATTGGCAATCCCATCAAGAGCTACAACGAGCGCCGGCCGCGGAATTTCCAT is from Candidatus Kryptoniota bacterium and encodes:
- a CDS encoding RNA methyltransferase; amino-acid sequence: MKTLEVDSLDIPELEPYRTMRRTIEHRERDIFVAEGEKVVRRLIESDLRVCSVLLTPEWFGAYRGLLKERSIEQGIFIANKAVLEKIVGYGLHQGIMAIGRVPENIDLKSAIMEIPRPALVVALDGIANSENMGVIVRNSAAFGAHILISGETSCDPYLRRSVRNSMGTVFKLPMLKVASLRDELVWLRDEASYNIIAAHPRSDSIDLEKVDFTHDSCVVFGGEGGGISTAVLDICDVRATVRMSNSIDSINVASSVAVVLHEVDRQRCNVQR